The Christiangramia flava JLT2011 genome has a segment encoding these proteins:
- a CDS encoding PAS domain S-box protein, with the protein MAKTVNALDYLRENSDAFEFSQVYGLDGFLILENDFDNIIYANPKILQVLGYQNLQEIQAADLFLPEEFQMIHSVTERFDFHLFRKDRSRLSAEGNILQLPSENSMLLAIRKTCNKKEQENLQKLKRYTSILKDTDLGAWQWNVQTGETIFDENWAKLLGYELQELEPTSEDTWRKLAHPEDLALCDQLFQNHFNGLTDYYLSEARMKHKNGNWVWVKDKGKVVSWTQDGKPEWMAGFQEEISEIKHRLGVKKMFIDQAPTAIAMFDNEMRYIAASRKWYEDYKLEEEDITGKSHYEIFPNMPEAWKVVHQQCLAGAIRKKDEDGFINDQGEEQWISWEVRPWYTHEDEIGGIIMNTVDITRIKEAEKEVFEKQRMMEAVFYSIDVGLVACDRNGQLTLFNEATKRWHGLPAEQIPQEKLSEYYGLYTADGKRPLEMSEIPLLKVLESGKLENEEIMIKPNNGKPIIVSVNGKRLFDENGEIDGAVVAMHDITNRVETEDKLRISEEAFRGGFEHAAIGMALISPEGKWLKVNTRLCEIVGYREEELRKLTFQDITYPADLESDLQLLQELIAGERQYYHMDKRYFHKNGHLVYIHLAVSVVRDEKGYPLYFVSQITDITKEKVAEQKLRKALAEMEGLFESSTQVSIMSMNYDGVITSFNTGAENLLGYDKEEVIDKQTPLIFFPEKELQKISEEILTETGEKHEGMELFQYLAQTKMHDTREWTYIRKNGTTIPVQLSITRIEDEGETIGYLKVATNISKLKVVQRELSEILDLTKDQNDRLKNFAHIVSHNLRSHSSNFGMLLDLYIGDHPEEKENQILQMLYRASDNLKQTIDHLNEVTLIHTSVDENLKHFNLHSSIDKILTSVNAHIQESGIEVENLVPQNIEILSIKAYLDSILLNFTTNAIKYLDSEKDSFLRFSAEETSDEIQLKIEDNGLGIDLKRHGDKIFGMYKTFHRHKDSRGIGLFITKNQIEAMGGTITVKSQPGEGTEFLIKMKKNHED; encoded by the coding sequence ATGGCTAAGACTGTGAATGCCTTAGATTATTTACGCGAAAATTCGGATGCATTTGAGTTTTCCCAGGTTTATGGATTAGATGGTTTCCTGATCCTGGAAAACGATTTTGACAACATTATTTACGCTAACCCCAAAATTCTTCAGGTTCTGGGATACCAGAATTTGCAGGAGATCCAGGCTGCCGACCTTTTTCTTCCGGAAGAATTTCAGATGATCCATTCGGTAACCGAAAGATTTGATTTTCATCTTTTTCGAAAAGATCGCTCCAGACTTTCCGCAGAAGGAAATATCCTTCAATTGCCATCAGAAAACAGCATGTTACTGGCCATTCGTAAGACCTGCAATAAAAAAGAGCAGGAGAATCTTCAGAAATTAAAACGGTACACCAGCATTCTCAAAGATACCGACCTGGGCGCCTGGCAATGGAATGTGCAAACGGGCGAAACCATATTCGATGAAAACTGGGCGAAATTACTGGGTTATGAACTTCAGGAACTGGAACCTACTTCCGAAGATACCTGGCGAAAACTGGCACATCCAGAAGATCTCGCGCTCTGTGATCAGTTATTCCAGAATCACTTCAATGGGCTGACGGATTATTACCTCAGTGAAGCCCGCATGAAGCATAAGAACGGCAATTGGGTATGGGTAAAAGACAAAGGTAAGGTCGTGAGCTGGACGCAGGACGGCAAACCTGAATGGATGGCAGGATTCCAGGAAGAGATCAGCGAGATCAAACATCGACTAGGCGTTAAAAAAATGTTCATTGACCAGGCTCCTACGGCCATTGCCATGTTCGATAATGAGATGCGCTACATCGCTGCATCCCGGAAATGGTACGAAGATTATAAACTGGAAGAAGAAGATATTACGGGAAAATCACATTATGAAATTTTTCCCAATATGCCGGAAGCCTGGAAAGTGGTTCATCAACAGTGCCTGGCAGGCGCCATCAGGAAAAAAGATGAGGATGGATTCATTAATGACCAGGGCGAAGAACAATGGATAAGTTGGGAGGTGAGACCGTGGTATACCCACGAAGACGAAATTGGCGGTATCATCATGAATACCGTGGACATCACCCGAATAAAAGAAGCTGAGAAAGAGGTTTTTGAAAAGCAGCGGATGATGGAAGCTGTTTTTTATAGTATCGACGTTGGCCTGGTTGCCTGCGATCGAAACGGCCAGCTCACGCTTTTCAATGAAGCGACCAAGAGATGGCATGGATTGCCGGCGGAACAGATTCCGCAGGAGAAATTATCAGAATATTACGGATTGTATACGGCAGACGGCAAACGGCCGCTGGAAATGTCAGAAATTCCTTTGCTGAAAGTACTGGAAAGCGGGAAGCTAGAGAACGAAGAGATCATGATCAAGCCAAATAACGGCAAACCGATCATTGTTTCAGTAAACGGAAAAAGGCTATTTGACGAAAATGGAGAAATAGATGGTGCCGTAGTCGCCATGCACGATATTACGAACCGGGTGGAAACTGAAGACAAACTACGAATCAGCGAGGAAGCCTTTAGAGGCGGGTTCGAGCACGCGGCAATTGGAATGGCACTGATCAGCCCGGAAGGAAAATGGCTGAAAGTGAACACGCGCCTTTGTGAGATCGTGGGATACCGGGAAGAAGAACTACGAAAACTCACTTTCCAGGATATCACGTACCCGGCAGACCTGGAATCAGACCTGCAGTTGCTGCAGGAATTGATCGCCGGGGAGCGCCAGTATTACCATATGGATAAGCGCTATTTCCATAAAAACGGGCACCTGGTGTATATTCATCTGGCCGTTTCCGTTGTACGCGATGAAAAAGGTTATCCGCTGTATTTTGTTTCGCAGATCACCGATATTACCAAGGAAAAGGTTGCTGAGCAAAAACTCCGTAAAGCCCTGGCTGAAATGGAAGGCCTTTTTGAATCGAGCACGCAGGTGAGTATCATGTCTATGAACTACGATGGCGTGATCACCTCCTTCAATACCGGGGCCGAAAACCTTCTTGGATATGATAAGGAGGAAGTTATAGACAAACAAACGCCACTGATATTTTTCCCGGAAAAAGAGCTTCAGAAGATTTCTGAAGAGATCTTAACTGAAACCGGGGAAAAACATGAGGGAATGGAACTGTTTCAGTACCTGGCGCAGACAAAGATGCATGACACCCGGGAGTGGACCTATATCAGAAAGAACGGAACGACGATCCCGGTTCAATTAAGCATCACGCGTATTGAAGATGAGGGCGAAACCATCGGCTACCTGAAAGTGGCTACCAATATCAGTAAGCTGAAAGTGGTGCAGCGAGAATTATCAGAAATCCTAGACCTTACAAAAGACCAGAATGACCGACTGAAAAATTTCGCGCATATCGTGAGCCACAACCTGCGCTCCCACTCCAGCAATTTTGGGATGTTGCTGGATCTTTATATTGGGGACCATCCAGAAGAAAAAGAAAACCAGATCCTGCAAATGTTGTACAGGGCTTCTGATAACCTGAAACAAACGATCGACCATCTCAACGAGGTGACGCTAATCCATACTTCCGTAGATGAGAATCTCAAACACTTTAACCTGCATTCTTCCATTGATAAAATCCTGACTTCAGTGAATGCGCACATCCAGGAATCGGGAATTGAAGTGGAAAATCTGGTACCTCAAAATATTGAAATTCTGTCAATTAAAGCGTATCTTGACAGTATCCTTCTGAATTTCACGACCAATGCGATCAAGTACCTGGATAGTGAAAAAGACAGTTTTCTTAGGTTTTCGGCGGAAGAAACTTCCGATGAGATTCAGTTAAAAATTGAAGATAATGGCCTGGGCATCGATCTCAAAAGGCATGGTGACAAGATCTTCGGAATGTACAAAACCTTCCACCGTCATAAAGACAGCCGCGGAATTGGCCTTTTTATCACTAAAAACCAGATCGAAGCCATGGGCGGAACGATCACTGTAAAAAGTCAACCCGGTGAAGGAACCGAGTTTTTAATTAAAATGAAGAAAAATCATGAAGATTGA
- a CDS encoding response regulator, with translation MKIDIACIIDDDPVFVFGTKKIMELANFSSSIMVFHNGHEALQNLKPIIEKGENIPEVILLDLNMPIMDGWEFLDEFIDIPTSKQITIYIVTSSVDPADSKRAEKYDNVSNYLVKPIRSEDLKSILENFKNETNIPNS, from the coding sequence ATGAAGATTGATATTGCCTGTATCATCGATGATGATCCAGTTTTTGTTTTTGGAACCAAGAAGATCATGGAACTTGCGAATTTCTCCAGCAGTATCATGGTTTTCCACAATGGCCACGAGGCCTTGCAAAACCTTAAGCCAATTATTGAAAAAGGTGAGAATATCCCGGAAGTGATTTTGCTGGACCTGAATATGCCCATCATGGATGGCTGGGAGTTCTTGGATGAGTTCATCGATATTCCTACCAGCAAACAGATCACGATCTATATCGTGACCTCATCGGTTGATCCGGCCGATTCGAAACGGGCGGAGAAGTATGATAATGTAAGCAATTACCTGGTAAAGCCTATTCGCTCAGAAGACTTGAAGAGCATTCTGGAAAATTTCAAGAACGAAACCAATATTCCCAATTCTTAA
- the rpsA gene encoding 30S ribosomal protein S1, translating to MAEETKNKEAQNAELEVQDVAGMATDSQPEVEKQQENPEKFLKEFNWHNYEEGIDPIDDEKLEEFEKLVEENFVDTLDDEVVTGKVINITDRDAIIDINAKSEGVISLNEFRYNPDLKVGDDVEVLIDVREDATGQLVLSHRKARVIKAWERVNKAHDESLVVNGFIKCRTKGGMIVDVFGIEAFLPGSQIDVKPIRDYDAYVGKNMEFKVVKINHEFKNVVVSHKALIEADIEEQKKEIIGQLEKGQVLEGTVKNITSYGVFVDLGGVDGLIHITDLSWSRINHPNEIVELDQKLNVVILDFDESKTRIQLGLKQLSQHPWDALSEDLKVGDNVKGKVVVIADYGAFIEVAEGVEGLIHVSEMSWSTHLRSAQDFVNVGDEVEAQILTLDREDRKMSLGIKQLTPDPWTDITSKYPVGSKHTGIVRNFTNFGVFVELEEGIDGLIYISDLSWTKKIKHPSEFCNVGDELEVVVLELDVEGRKLSLGHKQIEDNPWDKYEDDFGVGTKHTAKIAEIVDKGATIDFNEDITAFVPQRHLEKEDGSKLKKGEEAEFQIIEFNKEFKRVVASHAAIHREEEQKIVKQNAKKAAAQNQEKTTIGDVNADLQALKDKMEGKN from the coding sequence ATGGCTGAAGAAACTAAAAACAAAGAAGCTCAAAATGCTGAGCTAGAAGTACAGGATGTAGCTGGAATGGCTACAGATTCTCAACCTGAAGTTGAAAAACAACAGGAAAACCCTGAGAAGTTCCTAAAAGAATTCAACTGGCACAACTACGAAGAAGGAATTGATCCTATCGATGATGAGAAGCTGGAAGAATTTGAAAAGCTAGTTGAAGAGAATTTCGTAGACACTTTAGATGATGAAGTTGTAACCGGAAAAGTGATCAATATCACCGACCGTGATGCAATTATCGATATCAACGCAAAGAGTGAAGGAGTTATTTCTCTGAACGAATTCCGTTATAATCCAGACCTTAAAGTAGGAGATGACGTAGAAGTTTTGATCGATGTTCGTGAAGACGCAACCGGTCAATTAGTTCTTTCTCACCGTAAGGCTCGTGTAATCAAGGCTTGGGAGCGTGTTAACAAAGCTCATGATGAAAGCCTTGTTGTGAACGGATTTATTAAATGTCGTACCAAAGGTGGTATGATCGTAGACGTATTTGGTATCGAAGCTTTCCTTCCAGGATCGCAGATCGATGTGAAGCCAATTCGTGATTACGATGCTTACGTTGGTAAGAACATGGAATTCAAAGTGGTGAAGATCAACCACGAATTCAAAAACGTTGTGGTATCTCACAAAGCGCTTATCGAAGCAGATATCGAAGAGCAGAAGAAAGAGATCATCGGGCAGCTTGAAAAAGGTCAGGTACTGGAAGGTACTGTTAAGAATATCACTTCTTACGGTGTATTCGTTGACCTTGGAGGTGTTGATGGACTTATCCACATTACTGATCTTAGCTGGTCACGTATCAACCATCCAAATGAGATCGTTGAACTTGATCAAAAACTGAACGTTGTAATTCTTGACTTCGATGAGTCTAAGACAAGAATTCAGCTTGGTCTTAAACAGTTGAGCCAGCACCCATGGGATGCCCTTAGCGAAGACCTGAAAGTTGGTGACAACGTGAAAGGTAAAGTAGTGGTAATTGCTGATTACGGTGCGTTTATCGAAGTTGCTGAAGGTGTTGAAGGATTGATCCACGTTTCTGAAATGTCTTGGAGCACTCACTTGAGATCTGCTCAGGATTTCGTAAATGTTGGTGATGAAGTAGAAGCTCAGATCCTTACTTTGGACAGAGAAGACAGAAAAATGTCTCTTGGTATCAAGCAATTGACTCCAGATCCATGGACTGATATTACTTCGAAATACCCTGTTGGTTCTAAGCACACCGGTATCGTACGTAACTTCACCAACTTCGGTGTTTTCGTAGAACTGGAAGAAGGAATCGACGGATTGATCTATATCTCTGACCTTTCTTGGACCAAGAAGATCAAGCACCCATCTGAGTTCTGTAACGTAGGTGACGAGCTTGAAGTAGTAGTTCTTGAATTGGATGTAGAAGGAAGAAAACTTTCTCTAGGTCACAAGCAAATCGAAGACAACCCTTGGGATAAATACGAAGATGATTTCGGAGTTGGAACCAAGCACACTGCTAAGATTGCTGAGATCGTAGACAAAGGAGCTACTATAGATTTCAACGAGGATATCACTGCGTTCGTACCGCAAAGACACCTTGAGAAAGAAGATGGAAGCAAACTGAAGAAAGGTGAAGAAGCAGAATTCCAGATCATTGAATTCAACAAAGAATTCAAAAGAGTGGTAGCTTCTCACGCTGCAATCCACAGAGAAGAAGAGCAGAAGATCGTGAAGCAAAACGCTAAAAAAGCGGCTGCACAAAACCAGGAGAAAACAACTATTGGTGATGTGAACGCTGATCTTCAGGCATTGAAAGACAAAATGGAAGGAAAGAATTAA
- a CDS encoding MFS transporter, with protein sequence MPQKLSNSVLYLMAAGAGLVVANNYYNQPLLSLIAKDFGVSESEVSNIPLFTQLGYAFGLLFIIPLGDKLPRKKMVLTVFVLIVASLLGMALSPSLPILIVCGFLVGFSCVVPQVFVPMAAQLADDDNRGRAIGIVMSGLLIGILGSRFISGYIGEFFGWRSMYYIAAGMMLVYWVLLKWKLPELLPDFKGSYWQLMRSLFGYLRSENAVRLAAIRGGLGFAGFSAFWTTLVFLMEENFGYGSGITGTFGVLGIGGAVAATYIGKLSDQMNKNRLILFASLTMLLAWIIFEFSAFSIIGIIIGVLLMDMGLQSLHITNQNIIFSRNPEARNRINTIYMVGYFIGGALGTTTGAYAWEYFRWTGVASLGLFFTILIVIFHLSLRKKQSA encoded by the coding sequence ATGCCGCAAAAGCTCAGCAACTCCGTTTTATACCTGATGGCTGCCGGCGCTGGCCTGGTGGTCGCCAATAATTATTACAATCAGCCTCTTCTAAGTCTCATCGCCAAAGATTTTGGTGTTTCAGAATCAGAAGTGAGCAATATTCCACTATTTACACAGCTGGGTTATGCTTTCGGGTTATTGTTCATTATTCCGCTCGGGGATAAATTACCACGGAAGAAAATGGTATTGACAGTTTTTGTCCTAATAGTTGCCAGTCTTTTGGGAATGGCACTTTCTCCAAGTCTTCCCATTTTAATAGTTTGCGGATTTCTTGTGGGCTTTTCCTGCGTCGTACCTCAGGTATTTGTGCCGATGGCCGCCCAGCTGGCCGATGATGATAACCGAGGGCGGGCGATCGGGATTGTAATGAGCGGCCTGCTGATTGGAATTTTAGGTAGTCGCTTTATCAGCGGATATATAGGAGAATTTTTCGGCTGGCGCAGTATGTACTATATCGCCGCCGGAATGATGTTGGTCTATTGGGTCTTGCTGAAATGGAAACTTCCGGAGCTGCTTCCAGATTTTAAGGGTTCGTACTGGCAATTAATGAGGTCGCTATTCGGTTACCTGAGATCTGAAAATGCCGTAAGACTGGCCGCCATTCGTGGAGGTCTTGGTTTTGCCGGTTTCAGCGCATTCTGGACTACCCTGGTATTTTTAATGGAAGAAAATTTTGGCTATGGCAGCGGAATCACCGGGACTTTTGGAGTTCTCGGGATTGGTGGAGCGGTGGCAGCGACCTACATTGGCAAGCTAAGCGATCAAATGAATAAAAACCGGCTCATTCTTTTTGCCAGTTTAACCATGCTCCTGGCCTGGATTATTTTTGAATTTTCCGCATTTTCAATAATTGGGATCATAATAGGTGTTTTACTGATGGATATGGGGCTGCAATCACTGCACATCACGAATCAGAACATCATTTTCTCACGGAATCCCGAGGCTCGTAACAGGATCAATACTATTTATATGGTTGGCTATTTCATTGGCGGGGCCCTTGGAACTACCACAGGCGCTTATGCCTGGGAGTATTTCAGGTGGACTGGTGTGGCGAGTCTCGGCCTGTTTTTTACTATTCTGATCGTTATTTTTCATTTGAGTCTTCGGAAAAAGCAATCTGCTTAA
- the cmk gene encoding (d)CMP kinase, with the protein MSKKITIAIDGFSSTGKSTVAKRLAKELNYVYVDTGAMYRAVTLYMMRKVFVSDGSFDEEAIIRHLPFINLKFHFNEDLGFGEMYLNAENVEKEIRYMEVSNQVSKVAAVPQVRKMLVEQQKEMGKDKGVIMDGRDIGTVVFPDAELKIFMTASTEERATRRFDELKSRGDEVEYEEVLKNVKDRDFVDSTREDSPLRKAEDAVEIDTSGISVEEVYQKMLHLAKDRIDS; encoded by the coding sequence ATGAGCAAAAAAATTACCATCGCTATTGACGGGTTTTCTTCTACAGGTAAAAGCACTGTGGCTAAAAGGCTGGCTAAAGAACTCAATTATGTATACGTTGATACCGGTGCCATGTATCGCGCCGTCACTCTTTACATGATGCGAAAAGTATTCGTTTCTGATGGTAGTTTTGATGAAGAAGCGATCATTCGGCATTTGCCTTTTATTAATCTGAAGTTTCATTTTAATGAAGACCTGGGTTTTGGGGAGATGTACCTGAATGCTGAAAATGTGGAAAAAGAGATACGGTATATGGAAGTCTCCAACCAGGTGAGCAAGGTGGCAGCTGTGCCACAGGTAAGAAAAATGCTTGTGGAGCAACAGAAGGAAATGGGGAAAGATAAAGGAGTGATCATGGATGGGCGCGATATTGGAACCGTGGTTTTTCCCGATGCCGAATTAAAGATTTTCATGACCGCTTCTACGGAAGAACGGGCGACTAGGCGCTTTGATGAATTGAAGTCTCGCGGTGATGAGGTGGAATATGAAGAAGTGCTGAAGAATGTGAAAGACCGTGATTTTGTGGATAGTACCCGTGAAGATTCTCCTCTGCGTAAGGCAGAAGATGCAGTAGAGATTGATACCTCCGGGATTAGCGTGGAGGAAGTTTACCAGAAAATGCTCCATTTGGCCAAAGATCGTATCGATTCCTAA
- the lon gene encoding endopeptidase La, producing MAKTKFTNIDSLSFQGIDEDADLIPLMTPEDEEEINRENLPETLPILPLRNTVLFPGVVIPITAGRDTSIKLINEANNGSKIIGVVSQKDESVENPSAKDINKVGVVARILRVLKMPDGNTTVIIQGKKRFQITQVVTEEPYMNATVTEVPEEKPEKENAEFNAIIDSIKDLALQIIKGSPNIPSEASFAIKNIESNSFLINFVSSNMNLTVEEKQKLLEINDLKERALATLKHMNTEYQKLELKNDIQSKVQSDMSQQQREYFLHQQMKTIQEELGGVSHEGEIEEMRERAKSKQWDENVQQHFEKELSKMQRMNPQVAEYSIQRNYLDLFLDLPWNEFSKDKFDLKRAKKILDRDHYGLDDVKKRIIEYLAVLKLRNDMKSPILCLYGPPGVGKTSLGKSVAEALGREYVRISLGGLRDEAEIRGHRKTYIGAMPGRIIQSLKKAGTSNPVFVLDEIDKLSIGNAGDPSSALLEVLDPEQNSDFHDNFLEMGFDLSKVMFIATCNSLSTIQPALRDRMEIINVTGYTIEEKVQIAKRHLLPKQLEEHGLSSEHLKIGKKQLEKIVEGYTRESGVRGLEKQIAKVVRFAAKNIAMEEEYNVKITDEDVLDILGSPRLERDKYENNDVAGVVTGLAWTQVGGDILFIESILSKGKGNLNITGNLGKVMKESATIAMEYIKANAETLNLDPSVFDKYNVHIHVPEGATPKDGPSAGITMLTSLVSLFTQKKVKKSIAMTGEITLRGKVLPVGGIKEKILAAKRARIKEIILCEDNKRDIEEIKEEYLKGLTFHYVKEMSEVINIAITDEKVKNAKEL from the coding sequence ATGGCCAAAACTAAATTTACAAATATTGACAGTTTGTCATTTCAGGGAATAGACGAAGATGCGGATCTTATCCCATTAATGACACCTGAAGATGAAGAAGAGATAAACCGGGAAAATCTTCCCGAAACCCTGCCCATTCTACCCTTGAGAAATACGGTACTTTTTCCTGGTGTGGTAATTCCAATCACTGCCGGAAGAGATACGTCTATTAAGCTAATAAACGAGGCGAATAACGGCAGTAAAATCATCGGTGTTGTTTCACAAAAAGATGAATCGGTTGAAAACCCTAGCGCGAAAGATATCAATAAAGTTGGGGTAGTGGCAAGGATTCTCAGGGTTTTGAAAATGCCCGATGGAAATACGACCGTGATCATCCAGGGGAAAAAACGTTTCCAGATCACGCAGGTTGTGACAGAAGAGCCGTATATGAACGCTACGGTCACGGAAGTGCCTGAAGAAAAGCCTGAAAAGGAAAATGCGGAATTCAATGCGATCATCGATTCTATCAAAGACCTGGCTTTACAAATCATCAAGGGGAGCCCGAACATTCCTTCGGAAGCTTCTTTTGCCATTAAAAATATTGAAAGCAACTCCTTCCTGATCAACTTCGTGTCTTCCAACATGAACCTTACGGTTGAGGAAAAACAGAAGCTTTTAGAGATCAATGACCTGAAGGAACGCGCTCTCGCGACGCTAAAGCATATGAATACCGAGTACCAGAAACTGGAACTCAAAAATGATATTCAGAGCAAGGTTCAAAGTGATATGAGCCAGCAGCAGCGGGAATATTTTCTTCACCAACAAATGAAGACCATCCAGGAAGAGCTGGGAGGTGTTTCCCATGAGGGGGAAATCGAGGAAATGCGCGAGCGAGCAAAATCCAAGCAATGGGATGAAAATGTACAGCAACATTTTGAGAAGGAATTGTCCAAAATGCAGCGTATGAATCCGCAGGTAGCGGAATATTCCATTCAGCGAAATTACCTGGACTTGTTCCTGGATTTGCCCTGGAACGAATTCAGTAAGGATAAATTTGATCTCAAACGAGCCAAAAAAATTCTGGATCGGGATCATTATGGATTGGACGATGTTAAGAAACGAATCATTGAATATTTGGCAGTATTAAAACTGCGAAATGATATGAAATCGCCAATTCTTTGTCTCTACGGCCCTCCGGGGGTTGGTAAAACATCCCTTGGAAAATCGGTTGCGGAAGCGCTGGGAAGAGAATATGTGCGGATTTCATTGGGAGGATTGAGAGATGAAGCGGAGATTCGCGGACATCGAAAAACCTATATCGGAGCTATGCCCGGCCGTATCATCCAGAGCTTGAAAAAAGCAGGGACGAGCAATCCGGTGTTTGTGCTGGATGAAATTGATAAACTCAGTATTGGGAATGCTGGAGATCCGTCTTCAGCTTTACTCGAGGTACTGGATCCTGAACAAAACAGTGATTTTCATGACAATTTCCTGGAAATGGGATTTGATCTTTCCAAAGTGATGTTCATTGCAACCTGTAATTCCCTGAGTACCATTCAGCCGGCATTGAGAGACCGTATGGAAATCATTAATGTGACCGGTTATACAATCGAAGAAAAAGTACAGATCGCCAAACGTCATTTGCTTCCGAAGCAACTGGAAGAACACGGGCTTTCTTCGGAACACCTGAAGATTGGGAAAAAACAGCTGGAAAAGATCGTGGAAGGTTATACCAGGGAATCTGGAGTGCGAGGTCTTGAAAAACAGATAGCGAAGGTAGTTCGTTTCGCCGCGAAGAATATCGCGATGGAGGAGGAGTACAACGTAAAGATTACTGATGAGGATGTGTTGGATATCCTGGGCAGTCCAAGACTGGAGCGCGATAAATACGAAAACAATGATGTTGCAGGTGTGGTCACCGGGCTGGCCTGGACACAGGTAGGCGGGGATATTCTGTTCATCGAATCCATACTCTCTAAAGGAAAAGGAAACCTGAATATTACCGGAAACCTTGGAAAAGTGATGAAAGAATCGGCAACGATCGCCATGGAATATATCAAGGCCAATGCCGAGACACTGAACCTGGATCCATCGGTTTTTGATAAATATAATGTGCATATTCACGTTCCGGAAGGCGCTACTCCTAAAGACGGTCCAAGTGCCGGTATCACGATGCTCACGTCGCTAGTAAGCCTGTTTACGCAGAAAAAAGTGAAGAAGAGCATTGCCATGACCGGTGAGATCACTTTACGAGGAAAAGTGCTGCCAGTGGGCGGGATCAAAGAGAAAATCCTGGCTGCCAAGAGGGCGAGGATCAAGGAAATCATCCTCTGTGAAGATAATAAACGCGATATCGAGGAGATCAAGGAAGAATATTTGAAAGGTCTTACATTCCACTATGTTAAGGAAATGAGCGAGGTCATTAATATTGCGATCACCGATGAAAAAGTGAAAAACGCTAAAGAATTATAG
- a CDS encoding RNA polymerase sigma factor — translation MTPTINHINDLVDRCREGDQRAQMQVYDRYYKAMYNTAFRITGHSAEAEDIMQEAFLSAFTKIDSFHGNSTFGAWLKRIVVNESITAYNKSVKLGEVRYNDELKNEADDTGVALAEDEKASKKVRKILKAINLLKSNYRLGLTLHLIEGYDYEEICEIMDISYANCRTMISRAKQSLRKKLEKDGK, via the coding sequence TTGACACCAACCATCAATCATATTAACGACCTGGTAGACCGTTGTCGTGAAGGCGACCAGCGTGCCCAAATGCAGGTGTATGACCGCTATTATAAAGCGATGTATAATACCGCATTCAGGATCACCGGCCATTCAGCTGAAGCCGAGGATATCATGCAGGAAGCTTTTTTAAGCGCGTTCACCAAGATCGATAGTTTTCACGGGAACTCCACATTCGGAGCCTGGCTGAAAAGAATCGTGGTGAACGAAAGTATAACCGCCTACAACAAATCGGTGAAACTTGGTGAGGTTCGTTATAATGATGAATTGAAAAATGAAGCAGACGATACCGGCGTGGCGCTGGCAGAAGATGAAAAAGCATCCAAAAAGGTGCGAAAGATTCTAAAGGCCATTAATCTGTTGAAAAGCAATTACCGCCTTGGTCTTACGCTTCATCTCATAGAAGGTTACGACTATGAGGAAATTTGCGAAATCATGGATATTTCCTACGCTAACTGCAGGACCATGATTTCAAGAGCTAAACAAAGTTTACGAAAGAAATTGGAAAAAGATGGAAAATAA
- a CDS encoding head GIN domain-containing protein, translating into MKKAILILASILFTISSVQAQWWSSSEKVKGNGNVVTKSRSTGDYDGVQLVGSMNVQLVAGNEGQLKIEAESNLQEYITTEVKAGTLKISTKKGVDLRPTKEILITVPFESISQVSLTGSGDIWTRDQISSSSFGVSVTGSGDVVLDINAGELKGSITGSGDIKLKGKARNFDCTVTGSGDFAAYDLRAESVNARVAGSGDIQVYASASLTATVSGSGDIMYKGDPEKQNFKSSGSGDISAY; encoded by the coding sequence ATGAAAAAAGCAATTTTAATCCTGGCCAGTATTTTATTCACAATCAGCAGCGTTCAGGCGCAATGGTGGAGTTCTTCGGAAAAAGTAAAAGGTAACGGCAATGTTGTAACAAAATCCCGAAGCACCGGAGATTATGATGGTGTGCAACTCGTTGGTTCCATGAACGTTCAACTGGTAGCAGGAAACGAAGGCCAGCTGAAAATTGAAGCCGAAAGCAACCTTCAGGAATATATAACTACTGAAGTCAAAGCGGGTACCTTGAAAATTTCAACTAAAAAAGGTGTAGACCTTCGGCCAACAAAAGAAATTCTTATTACCGTTCCTTTTGAAAGTATTTCGCAGGTTTCCCTGACCGGTTCCGGCGATATCTGGACCAGGGATCAGATCAGCTCATCCTCATTCGGAGTTTCAGTAACAGGAAGCGGCGATGTGGTGCTCGACATCAATGCCGGGGAACTGAAAGGCTCGATTACCGGAAGTGGGGACATTAAATTAAAAGGCAAAGCGCGTAATTTTGACTGTACGGTTACCGGAAGTGGAGATTTCGCAGCCTATGACCTGAGAGCAGAAAGTGTGAACGCTCGAGTTGCAGGATCTGGAGATATCCAGGTTTACGCTAGTGCTTCTTTGACCGCAACGGTTTCCGGCTCTGGAGATATCATGTATAAAGGAGATCCGGAAAAGCAAAATTTCAAATCTTCTGGATCCGGAGATATTTCAGCTTACTAA